In the genome of Microbacterium saperdae, one region contains:
- a CDS encoding RNA polymerase-binding protein RbpA produces MADRSLRGIRLGAQSLQSEEGVVFMERRETTYTCDTCGHVTNLMFSADAEPPQTWECRSCGADARLNIDGQAVTLEVTDEKAARTHWDMLLERRTRAELEELLEERLAFIRARRGAGEDPTREKIGA; encoded by the coding sequence ATGGCAGATCGCAGCCTGCGCGGCATCCGACTCGGCGCCCAGAGCCTACAGAGCGAAGAGGGCGTCGTTTTCATGGAGCGCCGCGAGACCACTTACACCTGTGACACATGCGGTCACGTGACCAACCTGATGTTCTCGGCAGACGCGGAGCCGCCCCAGACCTGGGAATGCCGGTCGTGCGGAGCCGATGCCCGTCTGAACATCGATGGCCAGGCCGTGACCCTCGAGGTCACGGATGAGAAGGCCGCACGTACGCACTGGGACATGCTCCTGGAGCGTCGTACCCGTGCCGAGCTCGAAGAGCTCCTGGAAGAGCGCCTCGCGTTCATCCGCGCCCGCCGCGGTGCCGGCGAGGACCCGACCAGGGAGAAGATCGGCGCCTAA
- the lnt gene encoding apolipoprotein N-acyltransferase, with product MSESRARQRPLLPLWAAVIAAAFAGLLMYLAYPGAAVWILAFPATALLLVSLIGRRFGGALLVGLVYGILFFALLVSWTSRYLGPVPWAALSVLEGALTAFALVPIALAYRWLPRAFPGTAGRLLLLPSVVAALWVGRELFVGSWPYGGFPWARIGMSQAESPLAPATSWLGVSGLGFLMVLLVAILVEAVRLRLWRRPLPLVVPAALVVVLMLTPVFPTAGAGSMRIAAVQGNGPTGYFDERPAFSVIDAQTDATAPLYGEDVDLLVWPEGSLDTDPFQNETLARRMTLIATRMGAPLLANAATGRGGRYYNTSMLWTDAGGATQLHDKRHPVPFGEYVPDRPFFNALAPDLIGLIQREYTPGENPPVIDVDGVGVGLAICFDVIYDDVITESMNAGAQVLVFQTNNADFRGTDENLQQLAFARMRAIETGRSVVNISTVGTSQIIRPDGTTVTSLDAGEAGAMLEDVELRSGLTAGVVLGPWLQLLLLWGGLGALLIGWWRARTR from the coding sequence ATGTCTGAGTCCCGCGCGCGCCAGCGCCCCCTCCTGCCGCTGTGGGCAGCCGTGATCGCCGCTGCGTTCGCCGGCCTGCTGATGTACCTCGCGTACCCGGGGGCGGCGGTGTGGATCCTCGCCTTCCCCGCGACCGCCTTGCTGCTGGTCTCCCTCATCGGCCGACGTTTCGGCGGAGCGCTGCTGGTCGGACTCGTGTACGGCATCCTCTTCTTCGCGCTTCTGGTGTCGTGGACGTCGCGCTATCTCGGCCCGGTGCCCTGGGCGGCGCTGAGCGTTCTGGAAGGAGCCCTCACGGCCTTCGCCCTCGTGCCGATCGCCTTGGCCTATCGCTGGCTGCCTCGTGCGTTCCCCGGAACCGCAGGACGCCTTCTCCTGCTGCCGAGCGTGGTGGCGGCCCTCTGGGTCGGGAGGGAGCTGTTCGTCGGCTCCTGGCCCTACGGAGGCTTCCCCTGGGCACGGATCGGGATGAGTCAGGCCGAGAGCCCGTTGGCGCCCGCGACATCCTGGCTCGGCGTCAGCGGCCTCGGGTTCCTGATGGTGTTGTTGGTGGCGATCCTCGTAGAGGCCGTCCGTCTGCGACTGTGGAGGCGTCCGCTTCCGCTCGTCGTCCCCGCTGCTCTCGTCGTCGTCCTCATGCTCACTCCCGTGTTCCCCACAGCGGGCGCAGGGTCGATGCGGATCGCGGCGGTACAGGGCAACGGGCCCACCGGGTACTTCGACGAGCGGCCGGCGTTCTCGGTGATCGATGCCCAGACCGACGCGACCGCTCCGTTGTACGGGGAGGATGTCGATCTGCTGGTGTGGCCGGAAGGATCACTCGACACCGATCCGTTCCAGAACGAGACCCTGGCCAGACGGATGACGCTGATCGCCACGCGGATGGGCGCCCCCCTGCTCGCGAACGCAGCCACGGGACGCGGCGGCCGCTACTACAACACCTCGATGTTGTGGACGGATGCCGGGGGAGCCACGCAGCTGCATGACAAGCGCCACCCTGTGCCCTTCGGCGAGTACGTGCCGGACCGGCCGTTCTTCAACGCGCTCGCGCCCGATCTGATCGGTCTCATCCAGCGCGAGTACACGCCGGGTGAGAATCCGCCGGTCATCGACGTCGACGGAGTCGGGGTCGGTCTGGCGATCTGCTTCGACGTGATCTACGACGACGTGATCACGGAGAGCATGAACGCGGGCGCCCAGGTGCTCGTGTTCCAGACGAACAACGCCGATTTCCGTGGCACCGACGAGAACCTGCAGCAACTCGCCTTCGCGCGCATGCGGGCGATCGAGACCGGGCGCAGCGTCGTCAACATCTCGACGGTCGGCACGAGCCAGATCATCCGTCCGGACGGCACCACCGTCACGAGCCTGGATGCAGGAGAGGCCGGGGCGATGCTCGAGGATGTCGAGCTCCGCTCCGGCCTCACAGCTGGTGTCGTGCTGGGCCCCTGGCTTCAGCTGCTGCTGCTCTGGGGCGGGCTGGGCGCTCTCCTCATCGGATGGTGGCGCGCCCGGACGCGTTAG
- a CDS encoding DEAD/DEAH box helicase yields MSSPSERYAAARAAADNPETVAFAARQKFELDPFQVAGCHALERGHSVLVAAPTGAGKTIVGEFAIHLAMQTPNQKAFYTTPMKALSNQKFRELVEVYGAENVGLLTGDTNINGNARIVVMTTEVLRNMIYADSAALRDLRYVVMDEVHYLADRFRGAVWEEVIIHLPQHVRLVSLSATVSNAEEFGDWLDTVRGDTEVIVSEIRPVPLEQHVLVRDDLLPLFDDRAGIATAQVNQELMRIRSFTGSHYENNRRAQSYISDRHAGRQAKRPERGGRRPVRSANVRRIERMDRPDVVRLLERANLLPAIFFIFSRVGCDAAVQQVRRSGIRLTTTEERAEIRALVEERTRTLQEEDLGVLGYWDWLDNLERGVAAHHAGLLPAFKEVVEELFRRKLVKAVFATETLALGINMPARTVVLEKMEKFNGEARVAITSGEYTQLTGRAGRRGIDVEGHAVVQWTEGMDPQAVAALASRRTYPLNSSFRPTYNMAVNLIDLFGKPRARQILESSFAQFQADRSVVGLAKQVREAEGSLAGYEKSMACEHGDYPEYAAIRRELSDLEKKNRQDAQGPRASREKRMKRIQSLRTSMQRHPCHRCPDRESHARWAERYWKLKRQTDRIRRQIETRTGTVARVFDRVVEVLETLDYLGEKDGETVLTEDGRTMRRIYGDRDLLVAESLRQNLWKGLDAPSLAAMACCLVYEPRRDEANSGERGLPRGSFRAAYEKTTTLWAQLDDLEKDHHLPGTEPLAAGLAGPMHAWARGGMLDQVLVDADMSAGDFVRWAKQTIDLLDQLSIVAEDGALARTARTALDGVRRGIVAYSSM; encoded by the coding sequence ATGAGCTCACCCTCGGAGCGGTACGCCGCAGCGCGCGCAGCGGCGGACAATCCTGAGACGGTGGCGTTCGCGGCGCGTCAGAAGTTCGAGCTCGACCCCTTCCAGGTGGCGGGTTGCCATGCACTGGAACGCGGACACAGCGTCCTGGTCGCTGCGCCCACGGGGGCGGGCAAGACGATCGTGGGCGAGTTCGCGATCCACCTCGCGATGCAGACACCGAATCAGAAGGCGTTCTACACGACGCCCATGAAGGCGCTGTCGAACCAGAAGTTCCGCGAGCTCGTCGAGGTGTACGGCGCTGAGAACGTCGGGTTGCTCACGGGCGACACCAATATCAACGGCAACGCACGCATCGTGGTGATGACCACCGAGGTGTTGCGCAACATGATCTACGCCGACTCCGCCGCGCTCCGCGACCTCCGCTACGTCGTGATGGACGAAGTGCACTACCTCGCCGATCGTTTCCGCGGCGCGGTGTGGGAAGAGGTCATCATCCACCTGCCGCAACACGTGCGGCTGGTCTCGCTGAGTGCCACGGTGTCGAACGCCGAGGAGTTCGGAGACTGGCTCGACACGGTGCGCGGCGACACAGAGGTGATCGTCTCCGAGATCCGCCCGGTTCCTCTCGAACAGCACGTGCTCGTGCGGGACGACCTGCTCCCGCTCTTCGATGACCGCGCAGGCATCGCAACCGCCCAGGTGAACCAGGAGCTGATGCGCATCAGGTCGTTCACGGGCTCGCACTACGAGAACAACCGACGGGCGCAGTCGTATATCAGCGATCGTCACGCCGGACGGCAGGCGAAGCGACCGGAGCGCGGCGGCCGGCGGCCCGTTCGTTCGGCGAACGTGCGACGGATCGAGCGCATGGATCGTCCGGACGTCGTGCGCCTCCTCGAGCGCGCCAACCTGCTGCCGGCGATCTTCTTCATCTTCAGCCGCGTCGGGTGCGACGCCGCTGTGCAGCAGGTGCGCCGCTCCGGCATCCGGCTCACCACCACGGAAGAGCGCGCGGAGATCCGCGCACTCGTGGAGGAGCGCACGCGCACGCTGCAGGAAGAGGATCTCGGCGTCCTCGGCTACTGGGATTGGCTCGACAACCTCGAGCGCGGTGTCGCCGCACACCACGCGGGTCTGCTTCCCGCGTTCAAGGAGGTCGTCGAGGAGCTGTTCCGACGCAAGCTCGTCAAGGCGGTCTTCGCGACCGAGACGCTCGCGCTCGGAATCAACATGCCGGCACGGACCGTCGTGCTCGAGAAGATGGAGAAGTTCAACGGCGAGGCGCGCGTCGCGATCACCTCGGGCGAGTACACCCAACTGACGGGCCGCGCGGGGCGCCGGGGGATCGACGTCGAAGGCCATGCGGTCGTGCAGTGGACCGAGGGCATGGATCCGCAGGCGGTCGCCGCCCTCGCCTCCCGACGGACCTATCCGCTGAACTCGAGCTTCCGCCCGACGTACAACATGGCCGTCAACCTGATCGACCTGTTCGGCAAGCCGCGCGCTCGACAGATTCTCGAATCGTCCTTCGCACAGTTCCAGGCGGACCGTTCCGTCGTGGGTCTGGCGAAGCAGGTGCGCGAGGCGGAAGGTTCGCTGGCCGGCTACGAGAAGTCGATGGCGTGCGAGCACGGCGACTACCCCGAGTACGCGGCGATCCGACGAGAACTCAGCGATCTCGAGAAGAAGAACCGTCAGGATGCGCAGGGGCCGCGGGCGTCGCGGGAGAAGCGCATGAAGCGGATCCAGTCGCTGCGCACGAGCATGCAGCGCCATCCGTGCCACCGTTGCCCGGATCGCGAGTCGCACGCGCGGTGGGCCGAGCGCTATTGGAAGCTCAAACGGCAGACCGACCGCATCCGCCGACAGATCGAGACCCGCACCGGTACGGTCGCGCGCGTCTTCGACCGTGTCGTGGAGGTGCTCGAGACCCTCGACTACCTCGGTGAGAAGGATGGCGAGACGGTCCTCACGGAAGACGGCCGCACGATGCGCCGGATCTACGGTGACCGCGACCTTCTCGTGGCGGAGTCTCTGCGACAGAACCTGTGGAAGGGCCTCGACGCGCCCTCGCTCGCGGCGATGGCGTGCTGCCTGGTCTACGAGCCGCGTCGTGACGAGGCGAACTCGGGGGAGCGGGGCCTGCCCCGCGGCTCCTTCCGGGCGGCCTACGAGAAGACGACCACCTTGTGGGCCCAGCTGGACGACCTGGAGAAGGACCACCATCTGCCGGGCACCGAGCCGCTGGCGGCAGGTCTGGCAGGTCCCATGCACGCCTGGGCGCGCGGAGGGATGCTCGACCAGGTGCTGGTCGATGCCGATATGTCGGCGGGCGATTTCGTGCGGTGGGCGAAGCAGACGATCGATCTGCTGGATCAGTTGTCGATCGTGGCGGAGGATGGCGCCCTCGCCCGCACGGCGCGGACGGCGCTCGACGGTGTCCGCCGTGGCATCGTCGCCTATTCCTCGATGTGA
- the tatC gene encoding twin-arginine translocase subunit TatC produces MSLGAHLVELRKRLMFAALALLVGMVVAFIIADPVIHLITEPIRIIADKRGDQFSALNFGTITSAFDMRMRIAFSIGLFLSAPVWLWQVWAFIMPGLTRKEIRYTIGFVAAAVPLFFAGCYLGIMIMPHVIELMWSFTPDGGTNFYQAQEYYDFIFKLMIVIGISFVLPVFLVALNLAGIMSGRAILKGWRVAIVIATVFAALATPAADVVSMLMLAGILIVLFFAAAGLSLIFDRRKRKRDAASGLLPDPV; encoded by the coding sequence ATGTCGCTGGGTGCGCATCTCGTCGAACTTCGCAAGCGACTGATGTTCGCTGCATTGGCGCTGCTGGTCGGGATGGTCGTCGCGTTCATCATCGCCGATCCGGTCATCCACCTGATCACGGAACCGATCCGCATCATCGCCGACAAGCGCGGTGATCAGTTCAGCGCCCTGAACTTCGGCACGATCACCTCCGCGTTCGACATGCGGATGCGCATCGCGTTCTCGATCGGTCTCTTCCTCTCGGCGCCCGTGTGGCTCTGGCAGGTCTGGGCCTTCATCATGCCGGGGCTCACCCGCAAGGAGATCCGGTACACGATCGGTTTCGTCGCCGCCGCTGTGCCGCTGTTCTTCGCCGGGTGCTACCTCGGCATCATGATCATGCCGCACGTCATCGAACTGATGTGGAGCTTCACGCCTGACGGCGGGACGAACTTCTACCAGGCGCAGGAGTACTACGACTTCATCTTCAAGCTGATGATCGTGATCGGCATCTCCTTCGTCCTGCCCGTGTTCCTCGTCGCGCTCAACCTGGCCGGCATCATGTCCGGACGGGCGATCCTCAAGGGATGGCGCGTCGCCATCGTCATCGCGACGGTGTTCGCGGCACTCGCGACGCCCGCAGCGGATGTCGTCAGCATGCTGATGCTCGCCGGGATCCTGATCGTGCTCTTCTTCGCGGCGGCCGGGCTCTCGCTCATCTTCGACCGGCGCAAACGCAAGCGGGATGCCGCCAGCGGGCTTCTGCCGGATCCCGTATGA
- the tatA gene encoding twin-arginine translocase TatA/TatE family subunit, which yields MFAGMQGWHLLIVLAVILLLFGAAKLPALAKSMGQSARVFKGEMKAMKDEDADRAESVVVEPTTVKDSGTTPETPPRA from the coding sequence ATGTTCGCTGGAATGCAAGGCTGGCACCTGCTGATCGTGCTCGCTGTCATCCTTCTCCTGTTCGGGGCAGCGAAGCTCCCGGCGCTCGCGAAGAGCATGGGCCAGTCGGCTCGCGTCTTCAAAGGTGAGATGAAGGCCATGAAGGACGAGGACGCTGACCGCGCGGAGAGCGTCGTCGTCGAGCCGACCACGGTGAAGGACTCGGGAACCACCCCTGAGACCCCGCCCCGCGCCTGA
- a CDS encoding helix-turn-helix transcriptional regulator, with protein MMAQPKPLLAADRVRLYLTLVPYLLEHGQVSLSEAADEFGVSPREMRAMVEKLTVIGLPGESGFWQQPQEMFDINWDLLDQEDIIEITNDVALRRVPRFTAREAAALLAGLQMVAAVPAVSDSGLVAGLISKLSRGAADAPADVVVAPGAVDAVREVVARGVHEGRAVSFTYQAPDAEPTTRTVDPVQILITNAQWYLQGWCHLRQAMRTFHLDRVSDPQLTDIPITHAGDQVPEAFASLDDEREVTVRLPERLAPLLGDFLSAANHETEGGAVTAHLHLADPRGIKRLAARFGGRMEVLEPAVARTAAREWAASGLALYRQPDTDD; from the coding sequence ATGATGGCGCAGCCGAAGCCTCTGCTCGCGGCCGATCGAGTCCGCCTGTATCTCACGCTCGTTCCGTACCTGCTCGAGCATGGTCAGGTCTCGCTGTCCGAAGCAGCGGACGAGTTCGGAGTGTCACCGCGTGAGATGCGGGCGATGGTCGAGAAGCTCACCGTCATCGGCCTGCCGGGAGAGTCCGGTTTCTGGCAGCAACCGCAGGAGATGTTCGACATCAACTGGGACCTGCTGGACCAGGAAGACATCATCGAGATCACCAACGACGTCGCGCTGCGCCGCGTGCCTCGGTTCACCGCTCGCGAAGCCGCCGCACTGCTGGCCGGTCTGCAGATGGTCGCCGCTGTTCCAGCCGTGTCGGATTCGGGTCTGGTCGCCGGCTTGATCTCCAAGCTCTCCCGCGGCGCCGCGGATGCTCCGGCCGATGTGGTGGTCGCGCCCGGCGCGGTGGACGCGGTCCGCGAAGTCGTTGCGCGCGGCGTGCACGAGGGGCGAGCGGTCTCCTTCACGTACCAGGCTCCGGACGCCGAGCCCACCACCCGGACCGTCGATCCCGTCCAGATCCTCATCACCAACGCGCAGTGGTATCTACAGGGCTGGTGCCATCTGCGTCAGGCGATGCGCACGTTCCATCTCGACAGGGTGAGCGACCCGCAGCTGACGGACATCCCGATCACCCATGCCGGGGATCAGGTGCCCGAGGCATTCGCGAGCCTCGATGACGAGCGTGAGGTCACCGTTCGCCTGCCCGAGCGACTCGCACCGCTGCTCGGAGACTTCCTCAGCGCAGCGAACCACGAGACGGAGGGCGGCGCCGTGACCGCGCACCTGCATCTCGCGGATCCCCGCGGCATCAAACGTCTCGCTGCACGGTTCGGCGGTCGCATGGAAGTCCTCGAGCCTGCGGTTGCACGTACCGCCGCCCGTGAGTGGGCGGCATCCGGACTCGCGCTCTATCGCCAGCCCGATACGGACGATTGA
- a CDS encoding helix-turn-helix transcriptional regulator has protein sequence MAARIPAEERLTNLVVALMATEIGLTKQQILDNVSGYRQRANAGTRSDALEKMFERDKEELRSLGVPIETIGDAADPNDLREARYRIPQAEYDLPSDIEFTPGELAVLRLAGSVWSAESASGDAQSGVRKIRALGIDGDEPIIGFAPRITAQDPAFAPLQAAIEKSRVVSFDYLKPGEEAPRRRTIRPLALVDYEARWHVFGIDVAVDEDRTFLLGRIVGDVTTASTTFDAALRDGAGERALTGLARVAAENSALLEITPGTEAALRLGRRAEPAPQGIRVPFVDLHILADELASYGPEVRVVEPASLRDEVIARLQAVVDAHDEGGSR, from the coding sequence ATGGCTGCCCGGATACCCGCGGAGGAGCGCCTGACGAATCTCGTCGTGGCGCTGATGGCCACGGAGATCGGGCTCACCAAGCAGCAGATCCTCGACAACGTCTCCGGGTACCGGCAACGCGCGAACGCCGGCACCCGGTCGGACGCGTTGGAGAAGATGTTCGAACGAGACAAGGAAGAGCTGCGTTCTCTCGGTGTCCCGATCGAGACGATCGGCGACGCGGCGGACCCGAACGATCTCCGTGAGGCGCGCTACCGCATTCCCCAGGCCGAGTACGACCTTCCCAGCGACATCGAGTTCACCCCGGGTGAGCTCGCGGTGCTCCGCCTGGCCGGCAGCGTCTGGAGCGCCGAGTCGGCATCCGGTGACGCGCAGTCGGGCGTGCGCAAGATCCGCGCGCTGGGCATCGACGGCGATGAGCCGATCATCGGATTCGCGCCGCGCATCACCGCTCAGGACCCTGCTTTCGCGCCCCTGCAGGCCGCGATCGAGAAGAGTCGCGTGGTGTCGTTCGACTACCTGAAGCCGGGGGAGGAGGCGCCGCGGCGTCGCACGATCCGGCCTCTTGCGCTGGTCGACTACGAAGCCCGCTGGCATGTCTTCGGCATCGACGTCGCCGTCGATGAGGACCGCACCTTCCTGCTCGGGAGGATCGTCGGTGATGTCACGACGGCATCGACGACCTTCGATGCGGCTCTCCGCGACGGTGCAGGGGAACGGGCTCTCACCGGACTCGCCCGGGTGGCCGCCGAGAATTCGGCGCTTCTCGAGATCACCCCGGGGACAGAGGCCGCGCTGCGACTCGGACGGCGCGCAGAACCGGCGCCCCAGGGAATCCGCGTGCCTTTCGTCGATCTGCACATCCTGGCCGACGAACTCGCTTCCTACGGCCCCGAAGTCCGCGTCGTCGAGCCGGCCTCCCTGCGGGATGAGGTCATCGCCCGTCTGCAGGCCGTGGTCGATGCGCATGACGAAGGGGGCTCGCGATGA
- a CDS encoding FKBP-type peptidyl-prolyl cis-trans isomerase: MRKTSAVLATLSLAVLALTGCTAAPSFDGAGCDRAAGGDGIQDAVTVTGDFGEAPKVTVFSPLSIKEPAYADLTVGDGRAIENGSQVVSLELSLYSGNTGKKVFATSYDESQRGLSTTDSWSEQSPGLGEVLQCATAGSRIVAGLTPDAFGAKSLSGIGLEDDDNVVFVIDVVDVFPSKAEGTLQFNDAAGMPTVVRAPDGTPGVIIPDTAAAPAETAVQTLIKGDGPALTADQTPVVNVTAVNWDDKSIVTTTWGTTPRLDLGTAVPEVGKALVGATVGSQLLVVVPGVDQASAIVYVVDLLGVAPAATQ, from the coding sequence GTGCGTAAAACGTCCGCCGTTCTGGCCACTCTCAGCCTCGCCGTCCTCGCCCTGACCGGGTGCACCGCAGCGCCGTCGTTCGACGGTGCCGGCTGCGATCGTGCCGCCGGCGGCGACGGCATCCAGGATGCGGTGACCGTCACCGGCGACTTCGGCGAGGCTCCCAAGGTCACCGTCTTCTCACCGCTCTCGATCAAGGAACCGGCCTACGCCGATCTGACGGTCGGAGACGGCCGTGCCATCGAGAACGGCAGCCAGGTCGTCTCACTCGAGTTGTCCCTGTACAGCGGGAACACCGGCAAGAAGGTCTTCGCCACCTCGTACGACGAGAGCCAGAGAGGTCTGTCGACGACGGATTCCTGGTCGGAGCAGTCGCCGGGGCTCGGTGAGGTCCTCCAGTGCGCGACGGCCGGCTCTCGGATCGTCGCAGGTCTGACCCCCGACGCGTTCGGCGCCAAGTCGCTCAGCGGGATCGGGCTGGAGGACGACGACAACGTCGTGTTCGTGATCGACGTGGTCGACGTGTTCCCGTCGAAGGCCGAGGGAACGCTGCAGTTCAACGACGCCGCGGGGATGCCGACGGTCGTGCGTGCTCCCGACGGCACTCCCGGTGTCATCATCCCGGACACTGCTGCTGCGCCGGCGGAGACCGCCGTGCAGACGCTGATCAAGGGCGACGGGCCCGCCCTCACCGCAGACCAGACCCCGGTCGTGAACGTGACCGCGGTGAACTGGGACGACAAGTCGATCGTCACCACCACCTGGGGCACGACTCCGCGCCTCGACCTCGGCACCGCGGTGCCCGAGGTCGGCAAGGCACTCGTCGGCGCGACGGTCGGCTCTCAACTGCTGGTCGTCGTACCCGGAGTCGACCAGGCATCCGCCATCGTCTACGTCGTCGACCTCCTCGGCGTCGCTCCGGCCGCCACCCAGTGA
- a CDS encoding tRNA (adenine-N1)-methyltransferase yields MTDNRAQRPSGPFRTGDRVQLTGPKGRLHTVTLREDGELHTHQGVLRHRDLIGLPDGSVLANSSGHEYLALRPLLRDFAMSMPRGAAIIYPKDAAQIVMQADIFPGATVIEAGVGSGALSLSLLRAIGSDGKLVSFERREDFADVARGNVETFFGGTPDTWRVVVGDLLEALPNETEPGSVDRVVLDMLAPWECIDVVADALTPGGVVLCYVATATQLSRVAEYIRATGLFTEPDASETMVRGWHVEGLAVRPDHRMVAHTGFLITARRLAPGAIAPSVKRRASKSSYGDDDVEQWTPGAVGDREINDKNLRKRAREAARAAEGARLAATSRESDQPTE; encoded by the coding sequence ATGACCGACAACCGCGCGCAGCGACCGAGCGGACCGTTCCGGACGGGTGACCGAGTGCAGCTCACCGGCCCGAAGGGACGACTGCACACCGTGACGCTCCGTGAGGATGGCGAACTGCACACACACCAGGGTGTGCTCCGGCATCGCGACCTGATCGGACTCCCCGACGGTTCCGTACTGGCGAACAGCTCGGGGCACGAGTACCTCGCCCTGCGGCCTCTGCTGCGCGACTTCGCGATGTCGATGCCGCGCGGCGCAGCGATCATCTACCCCAAGGACGCGGCGCAGATCGTGATGCAGGCGGACATCTTCCCCGGAGCGACCGTCATCGAGGCGGGTGTCGGCTCCGGCGCGCTCTCGCTGTCACTGCTTCGCGCGATCGGCTCGGACGGGAAGCTGGTGTCGTTCGAGCGCCGCGAAGACTTCGCCGATGTCGCCCGCGGCAATGTCGAGACCTTCTTCGGCGGGACTCCCGACACCTGGCGCGTAGTCGTCGGCGACCTGCTCGAGGCGCTTCCGAATGAGACGGAGCCCGGCAGTGTCGACCGCGTGGTGCTCGACATGCTCGCGCCATGGGAGTGCATCGATGTCGTGGCCGACGCTCTCACGCCCGGCGGAGTCGTGCTCTGCTACGTCGCGACGGCGACACAGCTGTCCCGCGTCGCCGAGTACATCCGCGCCACGGGTCTGTTCACCGAGCCGGACGCCTCGGAGACGATGGTGCGCGGGTGGCACGTCGAGGGACTCGCCGTGCGTCCCGATCACCGCATGGTCGCGCACACGGGGTTCCTCATCACCGCTCGTCGCCTCGCTCCCGGGGCGATCGCCCCCTCCGTGAAGCGGCGGGCGTCGAAGAGCAGCTACGGCGACGACGATGTCGAGCAGTGGACTCCCGGTGCCGTCGGCGACCGGGAGATCAACGACAAGAACCTGCGCAAGCGCGCGAGGGAGGCGGCCCGTGCGGCCGAAGGGGCGCGCCTGGCGGCGACTTCGCGCGAATCGGACCAGCCGACGGAATAG
- a CDS encoding HAD family hydrolase translates to MGSVSRQPRAVLWDMDGTLVDTEPYWMAAETALVESFGGTWSHEDALQLVGNGLIDSAIILQNAGVDMEADAIISLLTDSVQEALRTQGVPFRPGARELLSDLKAAGIPTALVTMSLRRMALGVVELIDFDAFELVVAGDDVENPKPHPEPYLQAAALLDIDITEAIVIEDSPTGLRAGIASGAVTLGVPHIVSLEEVGAHELWPTLEGRSAADLIDLFDRQNAPTGATR, encoded by the coding sequence ATGGGTTCAGTGAGCAGACAGCCCCGCGCGGTCCTTTGGGACATGGATGGAACACTCGTCGACACCGAACCGTACTGGATGGCGGCGGAGACCGCTCTGGTCGAGTCCTTCGGCGGCACCTGGAGTCATGAAGACGCTCTCCAGCTGGTCGGCAACGGCCTGATCGACAGTGCGATCATCCTGCAGAACGCCGGTGTCGACATGGAGGCGGACGCGATCATCTCGCTCCTGACCGACTCCGTCCAGGAGGCGCTGCGCACGCAGGGCGTGCCGTTCCGTCCTGGCGCGAGGGAGCTCCTCTCCGACCTCAAGGCGGCAGGCATCCCCACCGCGCTGGTGACGATGTCGCTGCGTCGCATGGCTCTCGGTGTGGTCGAGCTGATCGATTTCGACGCGTTCGAGCTCGTGGTCGCCGGCGATGACGTCGAGAACCCGAAACCGCATCCCGAGCCGTATCTCCAGGCCGCGGCTCTGCTCGACATCGACATCACCGAGGCCATCGTCATCGAGGACTCGCCGACGGGTCTGCGCGCCGGGATCGCCTCCGGGGCCGTCACGCTCGGCGTCCCCCACATCGTCTCGCTCGAGGAGGTGGGTGCGCACGAGCTCTGGCCCACGCTGGAGGGACGCAGCGCAGCCGACCTCATCGACCTCTTCGACCGCCAGAACGCCCCGACGGGAGCCACCCGATGA